The DNA sequence GCCATAGGGGTGTAGGCCGGGAAAAAATCAGTAGGTTTCCCGGTAGTATGTCCACATCAATTCCCTTTCTAATGGTTTTTTGGGTAGTAGTGAGTATCTAGCTTTTCCAACTTCTTCGGAGATACTGCGGACATAGTTATCTTTAAATACCCCACAACTATGCTCGCCATGGTGAAAAACATGGTGGAAGCTTACTGTGTTAAATGCAGGAAAAAGGTGGAAATGAAGGATGCCCAAAAGGTCACCATGAAGAACGGGAAGCCAGCAATGCAGGGTGTCTGCCCGAATTGCGGCACAAAGGTCTTCAAGATAGGATCTCAGTAAAAACTCTTTTTCGCGCACAAAAATTCTTACATCTCTCTGTTCTCTTTTCTTTAGTTTTTACTGCCCATACTTAGGATGTCAGAAGCACTCACTCATTCCATTTTTAAAAAAGGTTATATATTGCATTGACATTAAAGAACATCGGTGAAATATGACCACAGACCTTGATTCAGCAATTGAGGAATATCTCAGAATGATGTTCGGAGATATGGTCCGAGCTACAATCAAAATGCAGAAAAAGAAGCTTGGACTTAACGGAAAAAGTGACCTTTCTAGAGATGAATACCTCAAGCTAGCAGAGGAAATTCGAAAAGTATGCGCAGGTATGAGCGGAGAAGAATTTGCTGCAAAAATTTATGATGGACTGATAAAAATAATTGAGAAAAAATCGAACCAGGCATCATAATGGGGTGTAAATTATGGATAGAATTCCAACATTCATAAAAGGGCTCGACGAAAAAATGGAAGGAGGTATCCCAATCGGACATGTCGTCCTTGTAAGTGGGGTAGCAGGAAGCATGAAGACCCTGCTGG is a window from the Thermoplasmata archaeon genome containing:
- a CDS encoding DUF5679 domain-containing protein — translated: MVEAYCVKCRKKVEMKDAQKVTMKNGKPAMQGVCPNCGTKVFKIGSQ